Proteins co-encoded in one Timaviella obliquedivisa GSE-PSE-MK23-08B genomic window:
- the lepA gene encoding translation elongation factor 4, with protein sequence MTDVPVSRIRNFSIIAHIDHGKSTLADRLLQVTGTVSDRDMKAQLLDNMDLERERGITIKLQAARMNYTAKDGQDYVLNLIDTPGHVDFSYEVSRSLAACEGALLVVDASQGVEAQTLANVYLALENDLEIIPVLNKIDLPGADPDRVTGEIEEIIGLDCSDAILASAKEGIGIGDILEAIVEKVPPPEDTIDQPLRALIFDSYYDAYRGVIVYFRVMDGTVKKGDRVRFMVSGKEYQIDELGILAPTQIQVESLHAGEVGYLAAAIKSVEDARVGDTITLAAAPAAEPFPGYTEAKPMVFCGLFPTDADQFEDLRESLEKLRLNDASLHYEPETSSAMGFGFRCGFLGLLHMEIVQERLEREYDLDLITTAPSVIYKVIKLNGEEVYIDNPSHLPDPQQREKIEEPYVQVDMITPEAYVGALMELSQSRRGVFKDMKYLTQGRTTLMYELPLAEVVTDFFDQMKSRSRGYASMEYHLIGYRENPLVKLDVLINGEPVDPLATIVHRDKAYFVGKALVEKLKELIPRHQFKIPLQASIGSRVVASEHIPALRKDVLAKCYGGDISRKKKLLQKQAKGKKRLKAIGTVDVPQEAFMAVLKL encoded by the coding sequence ATGACTGACGTACCTGTCTCTCGCATTCGCAACTTTTCCATCATTGCCCACATTGATCATGGCAAATCCACGTTGGCAGACCGTTTGCTCCAAGTGACAGGAACGGTGAGCGATCGCGATATGAAAGCCCAACTTCTTGACAATATGGATCTAGAGCGAGAGCGGGGCATTACCATTAAGCTGCAAGCCGCCCGCATGAACTACACGGCAAAAGACGGTCAGGATTATGTATTGAACCTGATTGACACGCCGGGACACGTTGACTTTTCCTATGAAGTATCGCGATCGCTGGCTGCCTGCGAGGGGGCGCTGCTAGTGGTAGATGCGTCTCAGGGTGTAGAAGCGCAAACCCTGGCGAACGTTTATTTGGCGCTAGAGAACGATTTAGAAATTATTCCGGTGCTCAACAAAATTGACTTGCCCGGAGCAGACCCCGATCGCGTTACAGGCGAAATTGAGGAAATTATTGGGCTAGATTGCAGCGATGCCATTCTTGCCTCGGCAAAGGAGGGAATTGGCATTGGCGACATTTTAGAAGCGATTGTTGAAAAAGTGCCGCCTCCAGAAGATACGATCGATCAGCCTTTGCGGGCACTGATTTTTGATAGCTACTACGATGCCTACCGGGGCGTAATTGTCTATTTTCGAGTCATGGATGGAACCGTGAAAAAGGGCGATCGCGTTCGGTTCATGGTCTCTGGCAAAGAATACCAAATCGACGAACTCGGCATTCTCGCCCCCACTCAAATTCAAGTCGAATCCCTTCATGCCGGAGAAGTCGGCTACCTCGCAGCCGCTATCAAGTCCGTTGAAGATGCCCGTGTTGGCGACACCATCACCCTCGCCGCCGCTCCTGCCGCCGAACCCTTCCCTGGCTACACCGAAGCCAAGCCCATGGTCTTCTGTGGACTCTTCCCCACCGATGCCGATCAGTTTGAAGATCTACGAGAGTCTTTAGAAAAGCTTCGTCTTAACGATGCCTCCTTGCACTACGAGCCAGAAACCTCCAGCGCTATGGGTTTTGGCTTCCGCTGCGGCTTTTTAGGATTGCTGCACATGGAAATTGTTCAAGAGCGGCTAGAGCGAGAATATGACCTTGATTTGATTACCACGGCTCCCTCGGTCATCTATAAAGTCATTAAGCTTAACGGCGAAGAAGTTTATATTGATAACCCTAGCCACCTCCCCGATCCTCAGCAACGCGAGAAAATTGAGGAGCCTTATGTTCAAGTCGATATGATTACTCCAGAAGCCTACGTGGGGGCATTGATGGAGTTGAGCCAGAGTCGGCGGGGTGTGTTCAAAGATATGAAGTACCTCACCCAGGGGCGAACCACATTGATGTATGAACTGCCTTTGGCTGAAGTCGTCACGGACTTTTTTGACCAAATGAAGTCTCGTTCTAGAGGCTACGCCAGCATGGAATATCACCTAATTGGCTACCGCGAGAATCCGTTGGTGAAGTTAGATGTGCTGATCAACGGTGAGCCTGTTGATCCCCTTGCCACCATTGTTCACCGTGACAAGGCTTACTTTGTAGGCAAAGCCTTGGTTGAGAAGCTGAAGGAGTTGATTCCGCGTCATCAGTTCAAGATTCCGCTGCAAGCTTCGATCGGTAGCCGTGTCGTAGCGAGTGAACACATCCCGGCGCTCCGAAAAGATGTGTTAGCGAAGTGCTATGGCGGTGACATTAGCCGCAAGAAGAAACTGTTACAGAAACAGGCAAAGGGTAAGAAACGGTTGAAGGCGATCGGGACGGTGGATGTGCCCCAAGAGGCATTTATGGCAGTGTTGAAGCTTTAA